In Silene latifolia isolate original U9 population chromosome X, ASM4854445v1, whole genome shotgun sequence, the following proteins share a genomic window:
- the LOC141618939 gene encoding MACPF domain-containing protein CAD1-like — MVEKWKRNNGNASGDDSDKPPLEDLQYFLAFQIARAWAPEQSLLQRKEPVCQSLQFSLMGPKLYISPKQVTVGRKPVTGLRLSLEGSKQNRLAIHLQHLVSLPKILQPHWDAHMAIGAKKWQGPEEQDSRWFETIKWKHFSHVSTAPIEHKETCIVDLSVVHIVTRAQLGVWDFGAKSVLYLKLLFSKVPGCTIRRSVWDHSPVNLQKQNAENSNDNKSDGSGSAAKLVKLVDSTEMLRVP, encoded by the exons atggtcgaaaagtGGAAAAGAAACAATGGAAATGCGTctggcgacgactcag aCAAGCCACCTCTCGAAGATCTTCAATATTTCTTAGCGTTCCAAATAGCTCGAGCTTGGGCACCTGAACAGAGTCTTCTACAGAGAAAAGAACCGGTTTGCCAATCCCTACAATTCAGCTTGATGGGTCCCAAGCTTTACATCAGTCCTAAACAG GTGACAGTCGGACGTAAGCCAGTTACAGGTTTGAGGCTTAGCCTAGAAGGCAGCAAGCAAAACCGCCTTGCAATTCATCTCCAACACCTAGTTTCACTCCCGAAAATTTTGCAGCCTCATTGGGATGCCCATATGGCCATTGGTGCCAAAAAATGGCAAGGTCCCGAGGAACAAGATAGCCGTTGGTTTGAAACGATCAAATGGAAGCATTTTTCTCATGTGAGCACGGCTCCAATAGAACATAAAGAAACTTGCATTGTGGATCTCTCCGTTGTACATATAGTAACAAGAGCTCAACTCGGGGTATGGGATTTTGGTGCTAAAAGTGTGTTGTATCTAAAGCTCCTTTTCTCAAAGGTACCTGGGTGTACCATAAGGAGATCCGTTTGGGATCATAGCCCGGTGAACTTGCAGAAACAAAATGCTGAGAACTCAAATGATAATAAATCAGATGGTTCCGGAAGTGCAGCAAAGCTCGTGAAACTAGTAGATTCAACCGAGATGTTGCGGGTCCCATAG